Genomic DNA from Ilyobacter polytropus DSM 2926:
ATTTATAGAGGTGGATGATGGAACTTTTAAACTATTTAAAAGAGGAAAATGCGGAACTTTTTAAGGAAAATCTTCATGTGGATCTTATTGATGAAAAAGATGAAAATGGATATACATTTCTTCATCATGCTGTGACAAAAGGAAATTATGAGATTGCTGATTTTCTGGTTTACAATGGCGTAGATGTAAATATCAGGGACAAAAATGGAAATACTCCTGTTCATTTGGCTGCAGAGTTTAATGAAAAAGAGATTTTCAGTCTTTTACTTGAGTACGGAGGAGATCTAAAAATAAAAAATAATAATCAAAGAACTCCGGAACAAGTTGCCAGAATGAACAAATCATCAGCCATCCTTAAGTTACTAAAGAATTACAGTGAGGACTATGGATATTGTGAAAAAATGCATGCCCCTAAAAAATGGGATGAGTAAATCCTGAAAATGCACCAAAAGAATATATAAAAAAAAGCGGGTGATAAACCCGCTTTTAAATTTCTCTGGGGATATATTTTTTACAGACTTTAAAATAATTTTTTCTAAGATTTTTAATTGCCAGAGAAATATTTTCAAGCATCCTAGTCGGAAGGACACCGTCTTCACCGTATCTTTCAGAAGTAATATCTCCTGTGTATCCGTGGACAAAAACCCCTGTAGAACAAGCTTCTAAAGGCGGAAGGGTACAAAGTTTCATGGCTATTATTCCCACTAAAAGATCACCACTTCCAGCCACTCCCATGCCGCTGTTACCAGTAGTACTAAATAAGAGCTCTCCCTGAGGAGATGCTATTATGGTAGTTGCATCTTTTAAAACAATATAACTTTTTAAATTCTTGGCTGCTTCTCGTAAGATATTTACTCTGTCTCTTTGTATTTGCTCAATTGAAAGTCCGGTAAGTCTTGAAAATTCCCCTATATGAGGAGTTAGAATAGTAGGGGATTTACGATTTTTTAAAATTTCTAAATTTTCAGAAATAGCGCTAATACCGTCTCCGTCAATGATTATAGGATTTCTGCATTTTTCTATTACCTTTCTTGCAAGGTTTAGAGTATGCGGATCAATGGAAATACCGGAACCTATAGCTACAACATCATTTTTTTTAGAGAGTTCTATTATGTCTTCAAAATTTGATAGAGATAAGCTTCCAAGATCTGTGGCAGCCCCCCTTTTAAATACAAGTTCCCTTGCAAAATTAGAAACTGAGTTGATTACCTCTTCTGTTGAAAAAA
This window encodes:
- a CDS encoding ankyrin repeat domain-containing protein, which codes for MMELLNYLKEENAELFKENLHVDLIDEKDENGYTFLHHAVTKGNYEIADFLVYNGVDVNIRDKNGNTPVHLAAEFNEKEIFSLLLEYGGDLKIKNNNQRTPEQVARMNKSSAILKLLKNYSEDYGYCEKMHAPKKWDE